The Bacteroides fragilis NCTC 9343 genome includes the window GTCTGTTAGCTACATAGAAAGCACCTTCACGCACATTATTCAATTCAAGATAAGGACGCACTTCATTCTCGTCTAAACTGAACTTGGCTTTCTTCGCTTTCTCAAAATAATAGCGCCAATCCCATCCTTCGGGGGTAAAGTTAGCGCCTTCCTTCTTTATTTCAGACTGAATATCAGACAATTCCTCCTTGGCTTTCGCCACTGCAGGAGTCCAGATCTGATTCAGTAAACGATATACATTTTCCTCGTTCTTTGCCATGCGGTCTTCCAAAATATAAGAAGCATAATCGGCATATCCCATCAATTTGGCTTTCTCCAGACGCAAAGCAACCAATTTTTTCACGATTTCATTATTATCGGCCTCATTGCCATTGTTGCCGCGATTGATGTATCCTTTAAAGATTTTCTCACGCAACTCGCGATTATCTGCATATTGCAAGAAGGGCATTACACTCGGATTGTGCAAAGTGAAAAGCCACTTCTCTTCCATACCTGCCCCTTTAGCCGCTTCGGCTGCGGATGCCACAAGACTTTCGGGTAATCCGGCGAGATCTTCCTTCTTATCAATCACCAACTCAAAAGCGTTGGTTTCTTTCAGCAGATTCTGTCCAAAAGTCAATTGCAACATCGAAATCTCACTATTGAGTTGACGCAACTTCGCCTGATCCACAGAATCAAGATTGGCACCTCCACGAACAAACTTCTTGTAAGTTTCTTCCAGTAACTTATTCTGCTCCTTATCCAATCCCAGTTTCTCCCGACGTTCATAAACTTCTTTCACACGGGCAAAAAGAGCCGGATTCAGACTAATATCGTCCCGATGTGCCGAAAGCAACGGAGTAATCTCTTTATTAAAAGCCTGCATTTCATCGTTCGTGTTACAACTGTTCAGACCACTAAACACAGTACTCACCTTATTTAACAACTCTCCACTCTGATCGAATGCAGCGATGGTATTATCGAAATCGGGAACCGAACGCTGATTGACAATAGCATCTATTTCTTTTTTCTGTTCTTCCATTCCTTTCAGGAAAGCTTCTTTGTAATGCTCTACTTTAATCAGGTCGAACGGTGGAACACCGAAAGGAGTTGAATACTCTGCCAGAAAAGGGTTTCCGGCATCGGTGGCTGCTTTCTGTCCGGCTGTGCCGCAAGCAGTCATCACGGCAGCCATTCCGGCAGCCATAAGCATCTTCTTCATGTTTTTGTGCGATTTAATAATATAATGTATCAATTCAATTTTGACAAAAATACAAAGATTCGATTAAAATGTCTACTTTTGCAACAAGAAATGATAAACTCTAATAGAAAATGAACTACGGATTCGTAAAAGTTGCGGCGGCCGTTCCCCGCGTAAAAGTAGCAGATTGCAAATTTAATTCTGAAAGATTGGAGGGTCTTATTACCATAGCCGAAGGTAAAGGAGTACAGATTCTCACTTTTCCCGAAATGTGCATTACCGGATATACTTGTGGAGACTTGTTCGCCCAGCAACTTTTGCTTGAACAGGCAGAAATGGCTTTGATACAGATTCTAAACAGTACCCGCCAACTGGACATCATTTCCATACTGGGCATGCCGGTAGTAGTCAACTCCACAGTAATTAAT containing:
- a CDS encoding M3 family metallopeptidase; protein product: MKKMLMAAGMAAVMTACGTAGQKAATDAGNPFLAEYSTPFGVPPFDLIKVEHYKEAFLKGMEEQKKEIDAIVNQRSVPDFDNTIAAFDQSGELLNKVSTVFSGLNSCNTNDEMQAFNKEITPLLSAHRDDISLNPALFARVKEVYERREKLGLDKEQNKLLEETYKKFVRGGANLDSVDQAKLRQLNSEISMLQLTFGQNLLKETNAFELVIDKKEDLAGLPESLVASAAEAAKGAGMEEKWLFTLHNPSVMPFLQYADNRELREKIFKGYINRGNNGNEADNNEIVKKLVALRLEKAKLMGYADYASYILEDRMAKNEENVYRLLNQIWTPAVAKAKEELSDIQSEIKKEGANFTPEGWDWRYYFEKAKKAKFSLDENEVRPYLELNNVREGAFYVANRLYGITFTEIKDIPKPHEEAQAFECKDKDGTHLGVLYMDFFPRNSKRGGAWCGTYRSQTYRDGKRLAPVVTIVCNFTKPSSGQPALLSADEAGTLFHEFGHALHNLFKDVHFHAVSGVPRDFVELPSQVMEHWVFEPEVLKIYAKHYRTGEVIPAALIEKLDKSGKYGQGFATTEYLAASLLDMDYHVLKEIPRNMDVTEFEAAVLKERGLLSQIPPRYRTTYFNHIMNSGYTAGYYSYIWAEVLDSDAFEAYKETGDLFNQEVASRFRRYILTPGGIDDAMDMYKNFRGKEPGIEPLLRNRGL